From Levilactobacillus zymae, a single genomic window includes:
- a CDS encoding DNA-directed RNA polymerase subunit alpha, translated as MIEFEKPNIHKIDESSNYGKFIVEPMERGYGTTLGNSLRRILLSSLPGAAITSIQIDGVLHEFSTIEGVVEDVTQIILNVKKIALKLNGADDQEETMEINVKGPAQVTAGDIVAGADVDVLNPDLYIATVADGATFHMRMTADKGRGYVSADENKARNTEMPIGVLAVDSIYTPIERVNYQVENTRVGQRADYDKLTLDVWTNGSINPSEAISLAAKILTEHLAMFVDLTDEAKNAEIMVEKEETHKEKMLEMTIEELDLSVRSYNCLKRAGINTVQELTNKTEADMMKVRNLGRKSLEEVKAKLADLGLSLRKED; from the coding sequence ATGATTGAATTTGAAAAGCCTAACATTCATAAAATTGACGAGAGCAGCAACTACGGCAAGTTTATTGTCGAACCGATGGAACGAGGCTATGGGACAACCCTTGGTAATTCGTTACGTCGGATCTTGCTTTCATCATTACCTGGTGCAGCCATTACCAGCATTCAAATCGACGGGGTTCTGCATGAATTTTCGACTATCGAAGGTGTCGTTGAAGACGTTACGCAGATCATCTTAAACGTCAAGAAGATCGCGCTGAAGCTTAACGGGGCCGATGATCAAGAAGAAACCATGGAGATCAACGTTAAAGGACCCGCACAAGTTACCGCTGGTGACATTGTTGCGGGAGCGGATGTCGATGTGTTGAACCCAGACCTGTACATTGCGACGGTCGCTGACGGGGCAACCTTCCACATGCGTATGACGGCGGATAAGGGTCGCGGCTACGTGTCTGCGGATGAAAACAAAGCGCGGAACACGGAAATGCCAATTGGTGTTTTGGCCGTTGATTCTATTTATACCCCAATCGAACGGGTTAACTACCAAGTAGAGAATACACGGGTTGGCCAACGTGCCGACTATGACAAATTGACCCTGGATGTTTGGACGAACGGTTCAATCAATCCAAGCGAAGCCATTTCATTGGCTGCTAAGATCTTGACCGAACACTTAGCGATGTTCGTCGACCTGACGGATGAAGCGAAGAATGCGGAAATCATGGTTGAAAAGGAAGAAACTCATAAGGAAAAGATGCTTGAGATGACCATCGAAGAGCTCGACTTATCGGTTCGTTCTTACAACTGTTTGAAGCGTGCTGGGATCAACACGGTTCAAGAATTGACTAACAAGACGGAAGCGGACATGATGAAGGTTCGTAACCTGGGTCGTAAGTCCCTGGAAGAAGTTAAGGCTAAGTTAGCTGATTTAGGCTTATCACTTCGGAAAGAAGACTAA
- the rpsK gene encoding 30S ribosomal protein S11, whose product MATRKTSRKRRVKKNIESGVAHIHATFNNTLVMITDVQGNAIAWSSAGALGFKGSRKSTPFAAQMAAEAAAKASMEHGVKSVEVAVKGPGSGREAAIRAIQAAGIEVTAIRDVTPVPHNGTRPPKRRRV is encoded by the coding sequence ATGGCAACTAGAAAAACTAGTCGCAAGCGTCGGGTCAAGAAGAATATTGAATCCGGGGTTGCGCACATTCATGCGACGTTTAACAACACTTTAGTGATGATCACTGACGTTCAAGGGAACGCGATCGCTTGGTCATCTGCTGGTGCTTTAGGCTTTAAGGGTAGTCGGAAGTCGACGCCATTTGCTGCACAAATGGCTGCCGAAGCTGCTGCCAAGGCTTCAATGGAACACGGAGTTAAGTCCGTTGAAGTTGCTGTCAAGGGTCCTGGTTCAGGACGTGAAGCTGCTATTCGGGCGATCCAAGCTGCTGGTATCGAAGTTACGGCTATTCGTGACGTGACGCCAGTGCCACATAACGGTACTCGTCCTCCAAAGCGTCGTCGGGTTTAA
- the rpsM gene encoding 30S ribosomal protein S13, which translates to MPRIAGVDLPRDKRIAYGLTYIFGIGINTAHKIVAAAGVSEDVRVRDLTPDQEDKIRAEVDKYKVEGDLRREVSLNIKGLQEMGSYRGMRHRRGLPVRGQHTKNNARTRKGKAVSIAGKKK; encoded by the coding sequence ATGCCACGTATTGCTGGAGTGGATTTACCACGTGATAAGCGTATCGCTTATGGTTTGACCTACATTTTCGGGATCGGAATCAACACGGCACACAAGATTGTCGCTGCTGCCGGTGTTTCTGAAGACGTTCGGGTTCGCGATTTAACGCCAGACCAAGAAGATAAGATTCGTGCCGAAGTCGACAAGTACAAGGTTGAAGGTGACTTACGTCGTGAAGTCAGCTTAAACATCAAGGGCCTGCAAGAAATGGGTTCATACCGGGGCATGCGTCACCGTCGCGGTTTACCAGTTCGCGGTCAACACACCAAGAACAACGCCCGCACTCGTAAGGGTAAAGCCGTATCGATTGCCGGGAAAAAGAAGTAA
- the rpmJ gene encoding 50S ribosomal protein L36, with product MKVRPSVKPMCEHCKVIKRKGRVMIICSANPKHKQRQGK from the coding sequence ATGAAAGTAAGACCATCAGTTAAGCCAATGTGCGAACACTGCAAGGTTATCAAGCGTAAGGGCCGAGTAATGATTATTTGCTCTGCCAACCCTAAGCACAAACAACGCCAGGGTAAGTAA
- the infA gene encoding translation initiation factor IF-1: MAKSDVIEVEGKVTETLPNAMFRVELENGHEILAHVSGKIRMHYIRILPGDRVTVEMSPYDLSKGRITYRFK, translated from the coding sequence GTGGCGAAAAGCGATGTCATCGAGGTCGAAGGTAAAGTTACCGAAACATTGCCCAACGCAATGTTCCGAGTTGAATTAGAAAACGGTCATGAGATTCTCGCTCACGTTTCTGGGAAGATTCGGATGCATTATATCCGCATCCTGCCTGGTGATCGAGTAACTGTTGAAATGTCACCGTATGACTTGTCTAAAGGCCGGATTACTTATCGTTTTAAGTAA
- a CDS encoding adenylate kinase, whose translation MNLILMGLPGAGKGTQAQKIIDEFHLPHISTGDIFRDAMKNETEMGVAAKKFIDQGELVPDEVTNGIVRDRLAQDDTANGFMLDGFPRSLAQAEALDSFGPELNRTINAVINIHVEPDVLIERLSGRYICRTCGATYHKLYHNPKVAGTCDVCGGHDFYQREDDKPETVKNRLAVNVKANTPLVDYYTKKGLLYTVDGNRDIDDVYVDIEKILKNLK comes from the coding sequence ATGAACTTGATTCTCATGGGACTGCCAGGTGCCGGTAAGGGTACGCAGGCCCAAAAGATTATCGATGAGTTCCACCTACCGCACATTTCTACGGGAGATATCTTCCGTGACGCAATGAAGAACGAAACCGAAATGGGCGTTGCCGCTAAAAAGTTCATTGACCAAGGTGAATTGGTTCCTGATGAAGTAACCAACGGAATCGTGCGGGATCGCTTAGCTCAAGATGATACCGCTAATGGGTTCATGTTGGACGGCTTCCCCCGTTCTTTGGCGCAAGCGGAGGCTCTGGATAGTTTTGGTCCTGAGTTGAACCGGACGATCAATGCGGTGATCAACATTCACGTTGAACCGGATGTGTTGATCGAACGGTTATCCGGCCGGTACATTTGTCGGACTTGTGGGGCAACTTACCACAAGCTCTACCATAATCCTAAAGTTGCAGGCACTTGTGATGTCTGTGGCGGTCATGACTTCTATCAACGTGAAGATGACAAACCGGAAACGGTGAAAAATCGCCTGGCCGTGAACGTGAAAGCGAACACGCCGTTGGTTGATTACTACACCAAGAAGGGTCTGTTATACACGGTTGATGGTAACCGCGACATCGATGACGTTTACGTCGACATTGAAAAGATCCTCAAGAACTTGAAGTAA
- the secY gene encoding preprotein translocase subunit SecY — MLSSLKNAFKIKDIRNKILFTLLVLIVFRLGTYITVPGINAKALQSVASSGLVSILDTLSGGGLTNYSIFAMGVSPYITAQIVIQLLQMDIVPRFVEWSKQGDVGRRKLNQATRYLAIVLAFFQSIGITAGFSALSSLKLVESPSVATYVSIGLILTGGTMLTTWMGDMITDRGLGNGISMIIFAGIIARTPKSVYQLYQTYFVDADKGTLWKSVLFIIALIVVVLLIVTFVTWVQQAERRVPIQYTRRVSGSPDSSYLPLKVNVAGVIPVIFASSFIATPQTILMAFQNAHSQDTWYQVLSDIFNMQTLDGAILYTVLIIVFTFFYAFVQVNPEKLSENLQKQGSYIPGVWPGHETQSYVSSLLMRLSTVGALFLGFVSLIPLLAQNLWNLDESIGLGGTSLLIVVGVAIETMRQVDGLMMKREYVGFIQGPEPA; from the coding sequence ATGCTATCAAGCTTGAAAAACGCCTTTAAGATTAAAGACATTCGTAATAAGATTCTCTTTACTCTATTGGTTTTGATCGTCTTTCGTCTTGGGACCTACATTACGGTTCCAGGCATCAACGCGAAGGCCCTTCAAAGCGTTGCGTCTTCTGGATTGGTTAGTATTTTAGATACCCTTAGTGGTGGTGGGTTGACCAACTATTCCATCTTTGCGATGGGGGTCTCCCCGTACATCACGGCACAAATCGTTATTCAATTGCTACAAATGGACATCGTTCCACGTTTCGTGGAATGGAGTAAGCAAGGTGACGTTGGTCGTCGGAAGTTAAACCAAGCAACGCGGTATCTCGCAATTGTTTTGGCGTTCTTCCAATCTATCGGAATCACGGCCGGTTTCAGTGCGTTAAGCTCACTGAAGCTGGTGGAAAGTCCGAGTGTGGCAACGTACGTTTCGATCGGGTTAATTTTAACCGGTGGGACGATGTTGACCACTTGGATGGGTGATATGATTACCGACCGCGGATTAGGTAACGGGATTTCGATGATTATCTTCGCCGGGATTATTGCCCGGACGCCGAAGTCAGTCTATCAACTTTACCAAACTTACTTCGTCGATGCCGATAAAGGAACGTTATGGAAGAGTGTATTGTTTATTATCGCGCTGATCGTTGTTGTACTCTTAATCGTGACGTTTGTCACCTGGGTCCAACAAGCCGAACGGCGAGTGCCGATTCAATACACGCGGCGGGTATCTGGTTCACCAGATAGCAGTTATCTTCCATTAAAGGTCAACGTGGCCGGAGTTATCCCCGTCATCTTTGCGAGTTCGTTTATTGCCACGCCACAAACTATTTTGATGGCGTTCCAAAATGCGCATTCGCAAGACACGTGGTACCAAGTTCTTTCTGACATCTTTAACATGCAAACGCTGGACGGTGCGATTTTGTATACCGTTCTGATCATTGTGTTCACGTTCTTCTATGCGTTCGTGCAGGTTAACCCCGAAAAGTTATCTGAAAACTTGCAAAAGCAGGGCAGTTATATTCCGGGTGTTTGGCCAGGTCACGAAACACAATCATACGTTTCCAGTCTGTTGATGCGTCTCAGTACCGTTGGGGCCCTCTTCTTAGGATTCGTATCCTTAATTCCGTTGTTAGCCCAAAACCTGTGGAACTTAGATGAATCTATCGGGTTAGGGGGAACTAGCCTCTTGATCGTGGTTGGTGTGGCCATCGAAACGATGCGTCAAGTTGACGGATTGATGATGAAGCGCGAATACGTTGGCTTTATCCAAGGTCCAGAACCAGCTTAA
- the rplO gene encoding 50S ribosomal protein L15 encodes MKLNELKPAEGSRKVRNRVGRGDSSGNGKTSGRGQKGQKARSKTRLGFEGGQMPLYRRIPKRGFTNINRKEFAVVNLAALNVFDDGAEVTPAALVEAGIVKNEKAGIKILGNGDLTKKLTVKAAKFSKSAAQAIEAAGGKTEVI; translated from the coding sequence ATGAAGTTGAATGAACTAAAACCTGCTGAAGGCTCACGGAAGGTTCGTAACCGGGTTGGCCGTGGTGATTCCTCTGGTAACGGTAAGACCTCTGGTCGTGGCCAAAAGGGTCAAAAGGCGCGTAGCAAGACCCGTTTGGGCTTTGAAGGTGGCCAAATGCCATTGTACCGTCGGATTCCAAAGCGTGGGTTTACCAACATTAACCGTAAGGAATTTGCTGTCGTAAACTTGGCCGCTTTGAACGTCTTTGATGACGGTGCCGAAGTAACGCCAGCTGCCTTGGTAGAAGCTGGTATCGTGAAAAACGAAAAGGCTGGCATCAAGATCTTGGGTAATGGTGACTTAACGAAGAAGTTAACGGTCAAGGCCGCTAAGTTCTCCAAGTCTGCCGCTCAAGCCATTGAAGCTGCTGGTGGTAAGACTGAGGTGATTTAA
- the rpmD gene encoding 50S ribosomal protein L30: MAQLKVTLIHSAAHRLPKQRKIVEALGLKRVNSSVLQPDNEATRGALFQIAHLIKVEEVK; this comes from the coding sequence ATGGCTCAATTGAAAGTTACTTTAATTCATAGTGCTGCTCACCGCCTCCCTAAACAGCGTAAAATCGTTGAAGCACTTGGTTTAAAGCGGGTTAATAGCTCCGTTTTACAACCAGACAACGAAGCTACTCGCGGTGCGCTTTTCCAAATCGCACATTTAATTAAGGTTGAAGAAGTTAAGTAA
- the rpsE gene encoding 30S ribosomal protein S5: protein MAKFIDPDKLELEDNVVAINRITKVVKGGRRLRFAALVIVGDKNGHVGFGTGKAQEVPEAIRKAVEAARKNLIEVPIVGTTIPHEIIGNYGGGKILLKPAAEGSGVAAGGAVRSVMELAGVADVTSKRLGSNTPVNAVRATFEGLTRLKRAEEVAALRGVSLQHLAE from the coding sequence ATGGCAAAGTTTATTGATCCCGACAAGTTGGAACTAGAAGATAACGTCGTTGCTATCAACCGGATTACCAAGGTTGTTAAAGGTGGTCGTCGTCTGCGGTTCGCTGCTCTTGTCATTGTCGGCGACAAGAACGGTCACGTTGGCTTCGGTACTGGTAAAGCACAAGAAGTTCCCGAAGCGATCCGGAAGGCTGTTGAAGCTGCTCGGAAGAACCTGATCGAAGTTCCAATCGTGGGAACGACCATTCCTCACGAAATTATTGGAAACTACGGTGGTGGGAAGATCTTGTTGAAGCCCGCTGCTGAAGGTTCTGGGGTTGCTGCTGGTGGTGCCGTTCGTTCCGTCATGGAATTAGCCGGTGTTGCCGATGTTACCTCGAAGCGTTTAGGTTCCAACACGCCAGTTAACGCTGTTCGCGCAACGTTTGAAGGCTTAACTCGATTAAAGCGTGCTGAAGAAGTTGCCGCTCTGCGCGGTGTCTCCCTTCAACACTTAGCTGAATAA
- the rplR gene encoding 50S ribosomal protein L18: MTILITKPDKNKTRQKRHGRVRNKISGNAERPRLNVFRSNKNIYAQVIDDVAGVTLVSASTLDDGVNGDNKTEQAKAVGALVAKRAVEKKIENVVFDRGGYLYHGRVQALAEAARENGLKF, encoded by the coding sequence GTGACTATTTTGATTACGAAACCAGATAAAAACAAGACGCGTCAAAAGCGTCATGGACGTGTCCGGAACAAAATTTCTGGTAATGCAGAACGCCCACGCTTAAACGTATTCCGCTCTAACAAAAACATCTACGCTCAAGTAATTGATGACGTAGCGGGTGTAACGCTTGTTAGTGCCTCGACGTTAGACGATGGCGTTAATGGTGACAACAAGACCGAACAAGCTAAGGCTGTCGGTGCTTTAGTTGCCAAGCGTGCCGTTGAAAAGAAGATTGAAAATGTTGTGTTTGACCGTGGCGGGTACTTGTACCATGGCCGCGTTCAAGCGCTTGCGGAAGCTGCTCGTGAAAACGGGCTTAAATTTTAA
- the rplF gene encoding 50S ribosomal protein L6: MSRIGYKTVVVPAGVEVKRDGNEVTVKGPKGSLTRTFAADITMKISDGAVDFDRPSNDNKMRALHGTQRANLNNMVEGVVSGFAKTLKLVGVGYRVQLKGKDLILSVGYSNPVHMDVPEDLEVKVPDNTTINIAGISKQEVGDFAAEVRAVRSPEPYKGKGIRYENEFVRIREGKTGK, from the coding sequence GTGAGTCGTATTGGTTATAAAACGGTTGTTGTTCCTGCCGGCGTTGAAGTTAAGCGTGACGGGAACGAAGTCACGGTCAAGGGTCCTAAGGGTTCCTTAACGCGGACTTTTGCTGCCGACATTACTATGAAGATCAGCGATGGTGCGGTTGATTTCGACCGTCCAAGCAATGACAATAAAATGCGGGCTTTACACGGTACGCAACGTGCCAACCTTAACAACATGGTTGAAGGGGTTGTCAGTGGTTTTGCGAAGACCTTGAAGCTTGTCGGTGTTGGTTACCGGGTTCAATTGAAGGGTAAAGACCTGATCTTGAGCGTTGGTTACTCCAACCCTGTGCACATGGATGTTCCTGAGGACCTTGAAGTTAAGGTTCCCGACAACACCACGATCAACATTGCTGGGATCAGCAAGCAAGAAGTCGGTGACTTTGCTGCCGAAGTTCGTGCCGTTCGTTCCCCAGAACCTTACAAAGGTAAGGGTATCCGTTACGAAAACGAATTTGTTCGGATTCGTGAAGGTAAGACCGGTAAGTAA
- the rpsH gene encoding 30S ribosomal protein S8, whose amino-acid sequence MSMTDPIADFLTRIRNANMVRHESLEVPASTIKRDIAEILKREGFIRNVEYIDDDKQGIIRVFLKYGKDNQRVISGLKRISKPGLRSYVKADAVPKVLNGLGIAIISTSEGVITDKEARAKKIGGEVLAYVW is encoded by the coding sequence ATGTCCATGACTGATCCAATTGCAGACTTCTTGACGCGGATTCGTAACGCCAACATGGTTCGTCACGAATCACTCGAAGTACCTGCATCAACTATTAAGCGTGACATCGCTGAAATCCTGAAGCGTGAAGGGTTCATCCGTAACGTTGAATACATCGACGACGACAAGCAAGGCATCATTCGTGTCTTCTTGAAGTACGGTAAGGATAACCAACGCGTCATCAGTGGTTTGAAGCGTATTTCAAAGCCCGGCTTACGTTCATACGTTAAGGCCGACGCTGTACCAAAGGTATTGAACGGTTTAGGTATCGCCATTATCTCCACCTCTGAAGGGGTTATTACTGATAAAGAAGCGCGGGCCAAGAAAATCGGTGGCGAAGTTCTCGCCTACGTTTGGTAA
- a CDS encoding type Z 30S ribosomal protein S14 — translation MAKKSQIAKNKRPAKFSTQAYTRCERCGRPHSVYQKFHLCRICLRELAHKGQIPGMKKASW, via the coding sequence TTGGCTAAGAAATCACAAATTGCTAAGAACAAGCGTCCCGCGAAGTTTTCTACTCAAGCATATACTCGTTGCGAACGTTGTGGACGTCCACACTCTGTTTATCAAAAGTTCCATCTTTGCCGGATCTGCCTACGCGAATTGGCTCACAAGGGTCAAATTCCTGGCATGAAGAAGGCTAGCTGGTAA
- the rplE gene encoding 50S ribosomal protein L5, whose amino-acid sequence MSARLKEKYVNEITPSLVDKFNYSSVMQTPKIDKIVLNMGVGDAVSNAKNLDEAVEELGLISGQKPLVTKAKKSIATFRLREGMSIGAKVTLRGDRMYEFLDKLINVSLPRVRDFHGVSTRSFDGRGNYTLGVKEQLIFPEINFDNVNRVRGLDIVIVTTANTDEESHELLAQFGMPFAH is encoded by the coding sequence ATGTCAGCTCGTTTAAAAGAAAAGTACGTTAATGAAATTACGCCATCATTGGTGGATAAGTTCAACTACAGTTCTGTTATGCAAACCCCTAAGATCGACAAGATCGTTTTGAACATGGGTGTTGGGGACGCTGTTTCCAACGCTAAGAACCTGGACGAAGCCGTTGAAGAACTCGGATTGATTTCTGGTCAAAAGCCATTGGTTACTAAGGCCAAGAAGTCTATCGCGACCTTCCGTCTTCGTGAAGGTATGTCCATTGGGGCAAAGGTTACCCTTCGTGGTGACCGGATGTACGAATTCCTGGATAAGTTGATCAACGTGTCATTGCCACGTGTTCGTGACTTCCACGGTGTTAGCACCCGTTCCTTTGATGGACGTGGGAACTACACGCTGGGGGTTAAGGAACAATTGATCTTCCCAGAAATCAACTTTGATAACGTTAACCGTGTCCGTGGTTTGGACATTGTGATCGTTACGACGGCAAACACCGATGAAGAGTCTCATGAATTATTGGCTCAATTCGGCATGCCATTTGCACACTAA
- the rplX gene encoding 50S ribosomal protein L24: MLIKTGDKVRVIAGKDKGKEGTVSKVLAAKNRVVVKGVNMIKKHQKASQTNPQGGILDVEAPIHASNVMLIDPSNNEPTRLGVRIEDGHKVRFAKKSGETIDK; this comes from the coding sequence ATGCTTATTAAAACTGGTGACAAGGTCCGCGTAATCGCTGGCAAGGATAAAGGCAAGGAAGGTACTGTGTCTAAAGTCTTAGCCGCTAAGAACCGCGTGGTTGTCAAAGGCGTCAACATGATTAAGAAACACCAAAAGGCTTCACAAACGAACCCTCAAGGTGGAATTCTTGATGTTGAAGCACCAATTCACGCATCCAACGTTATGCTTATCGATCCATCGAACAACGAACCAACCCGGCTTGGCGTTCGTATCGAAGATGGTCACAAGGTCCGGTTCGCTAAAAAGTCCGGCGAAACCATCGATAAATAA
- the rplN gene encoding 50S ribosomal protein L14 — translation MIQQESRLKVADNSGAREILTIKVLGGSKRRYAGIGDIIVATIKQATPGGVVKKGDVVKAVVVRTKSRIRRTDGTYISFDENAAVLIKDDKSPQGTRIFGPVARELRDNDFMKIISLAPEVL, via the coding sequence GTGATCCAACAAGAAAGTCGCTTAAAGGTTGCCGATAACTCTGGCGCCCGTGAAATTCTAACGATCAAGGTTCTGGGTGGCTCAAAACGTCGCTACGCCGGAATCGGTGATATCATCGTTGCTACTATCAAACAAGCAACACCAGGTGGCGTTGTCAAAAAGGGTGATGTAGTCAAGGCTGTCGTTGTTCGGACGAAGTCTCGGATCCGTCGGACTGACGGAACTTACATCAGCTTTGATGAAAATGCCGCAGTGCTGATTAAAGATGACAAGAGCCCACAGGGGACTCGGATCTTTGGCCCGGTTGCTCGTGAATTGCGGGATAATGATTTCATGAAGATTATCTCATTAGCACCCGAAGTACTGTAA
- the rpsQ gene encoding 30S ribosomal protein S17, with protein MSDVRNHRKVYRGRVVSDKMDKTITVVVNTTKTDARYGKRVKYSKKYKAHDENNEAHTGDIVEIMETRPLSATKRFRLVDIVEKAVII; from the coding sequence ATGAGTGATGTACGTAATCACCGTAAGGTATATCGCGGTCGCGTAGTGTCCGACAAGATGGACAAGACGATCACGGTCGTCGTAAATACGACGAAGACTGACGCACGGTACGGCAAGCGGGTCAAGTACTCCAAGAAGTACAAGGCACATGATGAAAACAACGAAGCCCACACTGGCGACATCGTTGAAATCATGGAAACGCGGCCACTGTCTGCCACTAAGCGGTTCCGTTTAGTTGACATTGTTGAAAAAGCAGTCATTATTTAA
- the rpmC gene encoding 50S ribosomal protein L29, with the protein MKTKDINELTTAEMLDKEKSYKDELFNLRFQLATGQLENTARLKQVRKNIARIKTALRQQDLNK; encoded by the coding sequence ATGAAGACTAAAGACATCAATGAATTAACCACTGCTGAAATGCTCGATAAAGAAAAGAGCTACAAGGACGAATTATTCAACTTGCGGTTCCAATTAGCTACCGGTCAATTGGAAAACACCGCTCGGTTGAAGCAAGTTCGCAAGAACATTGCGCGGATTAAAACCGCTCTTCGCCAACAAGACCTGAACAAGTAG
- the rplP gene encoding 50S ribosomal protein L16, with translation MLVPKRVKFRRVHRGKLRGEAKGGKSVAFGDYGLQSLDSHWISNRQIEAARVAITRYMKRGGKVWIKIFPHKSYTEKGVGVRMGNGKGTPAGWVAPVKRGKVLFEVGGVDEETAREALRLAAMKLPVRTKVLTREEVGGESNED, from the coding sequence ATGCTGGTTCCTAAGCGAGTAAAGTTCCGTCGTGTCCACCGTGGTAAGCTCCGGGGCGAAGCCAAGGGTGGCAAGAGTGTCGCTTTCGGTGACTACGGTTTGCAGTCGTTAGATTCCCATTGGATTTCTAACCGGCAGATCGAAGCCGCACGTGTTGCGATTACGCGTTACATGAAGCGTGGTGGGAAAGTTTGGATTAAAATTTTCCCTCACAAATCCTACACTGAAAAAGGTGTTGGGGTCCGGATGGGTAATGGTAAAGGTACGCCTGCTGGCTGGGTAGCCCCAGTTAAGCGCGGTAAGGTATTATTCGAAGTCGGCGGTGTTGATGAAGAGACCGCTCGCGAAGCCTTACGTTTGGCTGCCATGAAGCTTCCCGTTCGCACCAAAGTTTTGACCCGAGAGGAAGTAGGTGGCGAATCTAATGAAGACTAA
- the rpsC gene encoding 30S ribosomal protein S3: MGQKVNPTGLRVGIIRDWEAKWYAEKYFAAYLREDLQIRKFIEKRLEDASVSTVEIERAANRVNISIHTAKPGMVIGKGGSEVENLRKELNALTGKRVHINIVEIKKPDLDAKLVGENIARQLEGRVAFRRAMRQSMQRTMRSGAKGVKTQVAGRLNGADMSRVESYADGTVPLHTLRADIDYAWVEAHTTYGSLGVKTWIYRGEILPEKKNNGQGGK, encoded by the coding sequence GTGGGTCAAAAAGTAAATCCAACCGGATTACGTGTCGGTATCATTCGTGACTGGGAAGCAAAGTGGTATGCTGAAAAATATTTTGCTGCTTACTTACGAGAAGACCTTCAAATCCGTAAATTCATCGAAAAGCGTCTGGAAGATGCTTCTGTTTCCACTGTTGAGATTGAACGGGCTGCAAACCGCGTCAACATCTCAATCCACACTGCCAAGCCAGGGATGGTTATTGGTAAGGGTGGTTCCGAAGTTGAAAACTTACGGAAAGAATTAAATGCTTTGACTGGCAAACGAGTACACATCAACATTGTGGAAATCAAGAAGCCAGACTTAGATGCTAAGTTAGTTGGCGAAAACATTGCTCGCCAATTGGAAGGCCGGGTTGCTTTCCGTCGGGCAATGCGTCAATCCATGCAACGGACAATGCGTTCCGGTGCTAAGGGTGTGAAGACGCAAGTCGCTGGCCGGTTAAACGGTGCTGATATGTCCCGTGTCGAAAGCTATGCTGACGGTACGGTGCCTCTGCACACGTTACGTGCTGACATCGACTATGCTTGGGTAGAAGCCCACACCACTTACGGTTCTTTAGGTGTTAAGACCTGGATCTACCGTGGTGAAATCCTACCTGAAAAGAAAAATAACGGACAAGGAGGGAAATAA
- the rplV gene encoding 50S ribosomal protein L22 has product MAEQVTSAQATAKTVRIAARKVRLVIDLIRGKSVAEALAILKFTPRGASPVVAKVLNSAIANAENNFDLDRQDLVVSEAYVNEGPTLKRFRPRAKGSASPINKRTSHITVVVSEKEEG; this is encoded by the coding sequence ATGGCTGAACAAGTTACATCAGCACAAGCGACTGCTAAGACGGTTCGGATTGCTGCACGCAAGGTCCGTCTGGTTATCGACCTTATCCGCGGTAAGAGCGTCGCTGAAGCGCTGGCTATCCTTAAGTTCACACCCCGCGGTGCTTCACCGGTTGTGGCTAAGGTTTTAAACTCTGCAATTGCCAATGCAGAAAATAATTTTGACTTAGATCGTCAAGATTTAGTTGTTAGCGAAGCTTACGTCAACGAAGGACCAACCCTCAAGCGGTTCCGTCCTCGTGCCAAAGGCTCTGCTTCACCAATCAACAAGCGTACGAGTCACATTACGGTTGTTGTATCTGAAAAAGAGGAGGGATAA